A genomic window from Nicotiana sylvestris chromosome 11, ASM39365v2, whole genome shotgun sequence includes:
- the LOC104218165 gene encoding cytochrome c-type biogenesis protein CcmE homolog, mitochondrial: protein MASNLTSRLASRLLRSAVAGATTTTTTLPKSNPLISLLHRQSQPLNISCLNPNQSIFTLRSFSTLSRPAKSHRSARPDIGARARQLQTRRLWTYAITFSCIAGFIVIVLNQFQDQLVFYVTPTDALSQHSQNPTKSKFRLGGLVLENSVTPIPNSPEMEFVITDLITDILVKYDGSLPDLFREGHSVVVEGFVKPFTEEMKKKENGVLSEKKLEVTKKARGGDCYFAATEVLAKHDEKYMPPEVANALEKNKQLLLSQQMEGNEEQGDGDGATPPATARA from the coding sequence aTGGCTTCAAATCTCACTTCTCGTTTAGCTTCCCGTCTCCTCCGTTCCGCCGTCGCCGgcgccaccaccaccaccaccactctCCCCAAATCTAACCCTTTAATTTCACTCCTCCACCGCCAATCACAGCCCTTAAATATTTCCTGTTTAAACCCTAACCAATCGATTTTCACCCTCCGATCCTTCTCCACACTCTCCCGGCCCGCTAAATCCCACAGATCAGCCCGGCCCGATATTGGAGCTCGAGCCCGACAACTCCAAACCCGGCGTCTCTGGACTTACGCTATCACCTTTAGCTGCATAGCTGGATTCATAGTAATAGTCCTTAACCAATTCCAAGACCAGCTCGTATTTTACGTTACACCAACTGACGCACTCTCACAACACTCACAAAACCCTACAAAATCAAAATTCCGACTCGGTGGATTAGTGTTAGAAAACAGTGTAACACCAATCCCTAATTCCCCTGAAATGGAATTTGTGATtactgatttgattactgatatttTGGTTAAGTATGACGGGTCGTTGCCGGATTTATTTAGGGAAGGGCATTCTGTTGTAGTTGAAGGGTTTGTAAAGCCATTTACGGAGGAgatgaagaagaaagagaatgGGGTTTTGAGTGAGAAGAAGTTAGAAGTGACGAAAAAGGCCAGGGGCGGGGATTGTTATTTTGCAGCTACGGAAGTGTTGGCGAAACACGATGAGAAGTATATGCCACCTGAAGTTGCAAATGCACTTGAGAAGAATAAGCAGTTGCTGCTTAGTCAGCAGATGGAAGGAAATGAGGAACAGGGTGATGGTGATGGTGCAACACCTCCAGCTACAGCGAGGGCGTAA
- the LOC104218166 gene encoding zinc transporter ZTP29, which yields MDSQILVALGLSMLGGLSTSVGALFVVLSQTPNLKMLGLLQGFAAGLMLSISFFDLAHNAINSIGFLKGNLWFFAGVIFFALVSHFIPEPTLAPISSAKGKKKDGDERSKDMMKKHRRQVLFSGIITAVGISLHNFPEGMAVFLGSMKGLRVGLNLALAIALHNIPEGVAVALPVYFATQSKWQAFKLATLSGLAEPLGVIIVGYLFPSSLNPEILEGLLGAVGGVMAFLTLHEMLPLAFDYAGQKRAVKAVFFGMAFMSASLYFLARCLPEDMSL from the exons ATGGATTCTCAAATTCTTGTTGCTCTTGGTCTTTCTATGTTGGGTGGCTTAAGTACCTCTGTAG GTGCACTTTTTGTGGTTCTTAGCCAGACTCCTAACTTGAAGATGCTAGGACTTTTACAG GGGTTTGCTGCTGGTCTTATGCTCAGCATATCATTCTTTGACTTGGCTCATAATGCGATAAACTCCATTGGCTTTTTGAAGGGAAACCTCTGG TTTTTTGCAGGTGTTATCTTCTTTGCTCTTGTTTCACATTTCATCCCAGAACCTACACTTGCACCCATTTCAAGTGCCAAAGGCAAAAAG AAAGACGGAGATGAaaggagtaaggatatgatgaagaagcatcGCCGCCAAGTTTTATTTAGTGGAATCATCACAGCAGTAG GTATAAGCTTGCATAACTTTCCTGAAGGGATGGCCGTGTTCCTTGGATCAATGAAG GGACTTCGGGTTGGCCTAAACTTGGCTCTTGCTATTGCTTTACACAACATACCAGAG GGTGTTGCTGTTGCACTTCCAGTTTATTTTGCGACACAGAG CAAATGGCAGGCGTTCAAATTGGCAACACTTTCAGGTCTTGCAGAGCCCCTAGGTGTCATTATTGTGG GATATTTATTCCCAAGCAGCTTGAATCCTGAAATTCTGGAGGGCCTCCTCGGAGCAG TGGGTGGGGTGATGGCATTTCTAACCTTACATGAGATGCTTCCATTGGCATTTGACTATGCCGGTCAGAAGCGAGCTGTCAAAGCTGTGTTCTTTGGTATGGCTTTCATGTCTGCGAG CCTGTATTTCCTTGCGAGGTGCTTGCCAGAGGACATGAGCTTGTAA